A section of the Verrucomicrobiota bacterium genome encodes:
- a CDS encoding sugar phosphate isomerase/epimerase produces MSFLVATTLQSAPPIPQEGRIGGYAIGCQAYTFNRFSVFEAIEKTAQAGGKVIEFYPGQKLSKEQPDIKWDHNASEEVIQKVKDQLARHHVLAVNYGVVGLSKDESEARKVFEFAKKMGMYAITTESDDALDTIEKLVKEYDIRVGFHEHKRQVNNPKYKLWDPNYVLSIVKNRDKRIGACADTGHWATSGIKPLDGLKILKGRIISCHLKERTAIGKELPDCIYGTGVTDTKGILEELKRQHFDGNISIEYENNWDNSVPDVAQCIGFVRGYTAR; encoded by the coding sequence TTGAGTTTCCTCGTCGCCACCACCCTTCAGAGCGCTCCGCCCATTCCTCAAGAGGGCAGGATCGGTGGTTACGCCATCGGCTGTCAGGCTTACACCTTCAACCGTTTCAGTGTGTTTGAAGCCATCGAAAAGACGGCTCAAGCCGGCGGCAAAGTCATTGAGTTTTATCCCGGCCAAAAACTCAGCAAGGAACAACCCGACATCAAATGGGACCACAATGCCTCCGAGGAAGTCATCCAAAAGGTCAAAGACCAGCTCGCCAGACATCACGTGCTGGCCGTCAACTATGGCGTCGTCGGGCTCTCCAAAGATGAAAGCGAGGCGCGCAAAGTGTTCGAGTTCGCCAAGAAGATGGGGATGTATGCCATCACCACCGAATCAGACGATGCGCTCGACACCATCGAGAAGCTGGTCAAGGAGTACGACATCCGGGTCGGTTTTCATGAACACAAACGCCAGGTCAACAATCCCAAATACAAACTTTGGGACCCGAATTACGTCCTGTCGATCGTCAAGAACCGCGACAAGCGCATCGGTGCCTGTGCCGATACCGGCCATTGGGCTACGTCCGGCATCAAGCCGCTCGATGGTCTCAAAATCCTCAAGGGACGCATCATTAGTTGCCACTTGAAAGAGCGGACTGCCATCGGCAAGGAACTCCCCGACTGCATCTACGGCACCGGCGTCACCGACACCAAAGGCATTCTGGAGGAACTGAAACGTCAGCATTTTGACGGCAATATCTCCATCGAGTACGAAAACAACTGGGACAATTCCGTTCCAGATGTGGCCCAATGCATCGGGTTCGTTCGCGGCTACACTGCCCGCTAA